The following proteins are encoded in a genomic region of Anguilla anguilla isolate fAngAng1 chromosome 15, fAngAng1.pri, whole genome shotgun sequence:
- the LOC118214316 gene encoding isocitrate dehydrogenase [NADP] cytoplasmic, translating into MAQKIQAGSVVEMQGDEMTRVIWELIKEKLIFPYLEIDLHSYDLGMENRDATDDRVTVDAAEAVRRHSVGIKCATITPDEKRVEEFGLKQMWKSPNGTIRNILGGTVFREAIICKNIPRLVPGWLKPIIIGRHAHGDQYKATDFVVPGPGRVEMKYTPKDGKPTTFVVHDFEGTGGVALGMYNTDKSIREFAHSSFQMGLTKGWPLYLSTKNTILKKYDGRFKDIFQEIYEKEYKAQFEAKGIWYEHRLIDDMVAQAMKSEGGFIWACKNYDGDVQSDSVAQGYGSLGMMTSVLICPDGRTVEAEAAHGTVTRHYRQHQQGKETSTNPIASIFAWTRGLAHRAKLDGNAELSVFAESLEAVCIETIEAGFMTKDLAACIKGLPNVQRSDYLNTFEFLDKLAENLNTKLSSQSKL; encoded by the exons CTATGACCTGGGCATGGAGAACCGCGACGCCACGGACGACCGGGTGACGGTGGACGCGGCCGAGGCGGTGCGGCGCCACAGCGTGGGCATAAAGTGCGCCACCATCACGCCCGACGAGAAGCGCGTGGAGGAGTTCGGGCTGAAGCAGATGTGGAAGTCGCCCAACGGCACCATCCGCAACATCCTGGGCGGGACGGTGTTCCGCGAGGCCATCATCTGCAAGAACATCCCCCGCCTGGTGCCCGGGTGGCTAAAGCCCATCATCATCGGCAGACACGCCCACGGGGACCAG TACAAAGCCACGGATTTCGTGGTGCCGGGTCCGGGGCGCGTGGAGATGAAGTACACCCCCAAGGACGGGAAGCCCACCACGTTCGTCGTCCACGACTTTGAGG GCACTGGGGGCGTGGCTCTGGGGATGTACAACACGGACAAGTCCATCCGCGAATTCGCCCACAGCTCCTTCCAGATGGGCCTGACCAAGGGCTGGCCCCTCTACCTCAGCACCAAGAACACCATCCTCAAGAAGTACGACGGCCGCTTCAAGGACATCTTCCAGGAGATCTACGAGAA GGAGTACAAGGCCCAGTTTGAGGCTAAGGGCATCTGGTACGAGCACCGGCTTATCGACGACATGGTGGCCCAGGCCATGAAGTCGGAGGGCGGCTTCATCTGGGCCTGCAAGAACTACGACGGGGACGTGCAGTCCGACTCCGTGGctcagg GCTACGGCTCCTTGGGCATGATGACCAGCGTTCTGATCTGCCCCGACGGCCGCACGGTGGAGGCAGAGGCCGCCCACGGCACAGTGACGCGGCACTACCGCCAACACCAGCAGGGCAAGGAGACCTCCACCAACCCCATCg CCTCCATCTTTGCGTGGACCCGCGGGCTGGCCCACCGGGCGAAGCTGGACGGCAACGCCGAGCTGAGCGTCTTCGCCGAGTCGCTGGAGGCCGTCTGCATCGAGACCATCGAGGCCGGCTTCATGACCAAGGACCTGGCTGCCTGCATCAAGGGGCTGCCCAA TGTCCAGCGCTCCGATTACCTGAACACCTTCGAGTTCCTGGACAAGCTGGCAGAGAACCTGAACACCAAGCTGTCGAGCCAGTCCAAACTGTGA